A region of the Flavobacteriaceae bacterium MAR_2010_188 genome:
AGGTTGCAGAATTAAACCAAGGTGAGAAATGGGATGGAAAATACCATGGAAAGCCTTTACCCACAGGCGATTATTGGTATGTTGTAGACCTGAATTTTGGAAACGACGATCGTGAATTCGTTGGTCATTTTACCCTGTATCGATAATAATTGGTGAACCCTCAAATCTAAAAAACTAAGACAATGCGAAATCTCTATATATATCTAATCTTACTGTTGTCAGTAAATAGTTTTAGTCAAGAATTAAACCTACCCGTATTTACCCAATACTTGGCAGATAATGCTTTTGTGGTCTCTCCGACCTTTGCGGGAATAGGTGATAATTTTAAGATTAGAGCAAATGGTCTTACCCAGTGGGTGGGAATAAAAGGAGCTCCAGATAACCAATCTGTTTATGGTGATATAAGACTTGGAGACCGATCTGGTCTCGGAGCTTCCATATATAATGACAGAAATGGTAATACCATACAAATGGGTGGTAAATTTAGTTTTGCTCATCATTTAGTGTTGGATGAAAAATCTAAACAATTTATTTCATTCGGTCTTTCATATAACATCAATAGCTTTAAGATAGATATTGCGAATTTCGATTCTGGTTTTGACAGCCCTGTTTATGATCCGGCAGTAACGGATAACCGTTCTCAAACAAATCATAATTTTGATTTGGGTATACTGTACCGATACAGGGCATTTTATTTCAGTTTAAACGGTAACAATATTTTAAAAAAGAAGATTGAGGATTTTAGGATTTCAGAACCTGGAGCTCTTTTAAATTTTCAAGCTTATACCGGTTATGTGTACCGTGCTGCCAGTACCAATAAATTTGAATACGAACCTTCTATGTTCATTCAGTACTTTGCCAGCGATGGACGTTCTAGTACTGATCTAAGTTTTAAAGCTAGAAAATACAGTAGATTTGGAAATTATACATTCGCTGGATTTTCTTACCGATTCTTAAACGACCAACTTGGTAAGCCATTAAACATTGGGCCAATGGCCGGCATTAAACAAAATAAATTCTATTTTGCCTATGCCTACCAAATTACTACCAACGAATTATCTAGCTATAATTCTGGTACCCATGTAATCACTATCGGACTGGACTTTTTCCAGGGGATTAGTAACTGTCCATGTACCAAAACTAACGTTACCTCTTCCAAATAATTCAGTTTTAGTCACGGCATCATTGATTTCATTTAATACATTCTGCACACAGTTATTTAAGACCACTTCTATAATTCACCTTATTTTACTTCATCGAAAGGATAAATAAAGTTTTTAGTTATTATAAAACTTTTCTTACTTAATAAAACATTTAAACTTTTTTATTTGCTTTATATAGAAAATTAGTTATATTTGACTCGATAAAAAGCATATATGTCCGATAAAATACAGTTTAATTCAATTTTATTTTATTTATCAACGTTCTTTTTTCGCTTACTAGATTCTCTGGATTTAATAAGCCAATGAGTTGAACATATTTAGTCAAAAAGTCATTATGGACGCTCCAATTTGTAACAAATCAAATAAATTTTATTTATTTCTGTTCGCTTTGTTTTTGGGTTTATCCATCCAAGCTCAAGTCCGCACGCCCTTTTCTCCGAGATTCAACGAATCTGTTAAAGGAGATGTTACCATTGTTGCAAATAATATGTTATCTCGTTCTGCTACAGAAGATTATAACGGATCTGACGGTAATCATGATTTTTCGGATAATGTCTACGTAGATATAGATTCTGATCCTACTACATTCAACTCAAGTAGTGCTATGTTGACCAATCCAAATCCGACTTCAGAATGTATCTCTCTCTATAAAGTATTCCTTTATTGGGCGGCTGCAGATATGGAAAAACCAGATGGAACCGATAATGCGCCAGACTGGGATTTTGATAACGTAAAGATTATGTATCCAGGAGAAACTGACTATTCTACCATACAGGCAGATGAGGTGATATATAGAGGACGTGATACGCATGAGAGCAATGATCC
Encoded here:
- a CDS encoding type IX secretion system membrane protein, PorP/SprF family, which encodes MRNLYIYLILLLSVNSFSQELNLPVFTQYLADNAFVVSPTFAGIGDNFKIRANGLTQWVGIKGAPDNQSVYGDIRLGDRSGLGASIYNDRNGNTIQMGGKFSFAHHLVLDEKSKQFISFGLSYNINSFKIDIANFDSGFDSPVYDPAVTDNRSQTNHNFDLGILYRYRAFYFSLNGNNILKKKIEDFRISEPGALLNFQAYTGYVYRAASTNKFEYEPSMFIQYFASDGRSSTDLSFKARKYSRFGNYTFAGFSYRFLNDQLGKPLNIGPMAGIKQNKFYFAYAYQITTNELSSYNSGTHVITIGLDFFQGISNCPCTKTNVTSSK